A region of Streptomyces sp. NBC_01267 DNA encodes the following proteins:
- a CDS encoding SDR family NAD(P)-dependent oxidoreductase: MESGKIALVTGGNRGLGRATAQALARHGLRVIVTYRGDAQEAEETVRNVQETGATAAALRLDVSDVASFPALVSHLAAQLERWDATRLDVLVNNAGIGLFGPLEAVTVDDFDAVMDTNVRGTFFLIQALAPVLADGGRIINVSSSLSRHTSAGTSVYSASKAAVEVLSRTLAVELGARKIRVNAIAPGPTATDFNGGAMRDDAQMREGLGAQTALGRVGEPQEIGDAIAALASEDLRWVTGQRLEVSGGALL, from the coding sequence ATGGAGTCAGGCAAGATCGCATTGGTGACCGGCGGCAATCGCGGGCTGGGCCGGGCTACGGCCCAGGCGCTGGCCCGGCACGGGCTGCGCGTCATCGTGACCTACCGCGGCGACGCGCAGGAGGCCGAGGAGACGGTCAGGAACGTTCAGGAAACCGGCGCCACCGCTGCCGCGCTGCGGCTGGACGTCAGTGACGTGGCCTCCTTTCCCGCCCTCGTCTCCCACCTGGCCGCGCAGCTGGAGCGCTGGGACGCGACCCGGCTGGATGTCCTGGTCAACAATGCCGGGATCGGGCTGTTCGGGCCGTTGGAAGCGGTCACGGTCGACGACTTCGACGCGGTGATGGACACCAACGTGCGCGGCACGTTCTTCCTCATCCAGGCGCTTGCGCCCGTGCTGGCCGACGGGGGGCGGATCATCAACGTCTCCTCCTCCCTCAGCCGCCACACCAGTGCCGGTACCTCGGTCTACTCGGCCTCCAAGGCTGCGGTCGAGGTCCTCAGCCGGACCTTGGCCGTGGAGCTGGGGGCGCGCAAGATCCGCGTCAACGCCATCGCGCCGGGGCCGACCGCCACCGACTTCAACGGCGGTGCCATGCGGGACGATGCGCAGATGCGCGAGGGCTTGGGCGCGCAGACCGCGCTCGGCCGCGTCGGTGAACCGCAGGAGATCGGCGACGCGATTGCCGCGCTCGCCTCCGAGGACCTGCGATGGGTCACCGGCCAGCGGCTCGAGGTGTCCGGCGGCGCCCTGTTGTAG
- a CDS encoding response regulator transcription factor: MRIVAAEDLCLLRDGMVRLIEAYGHQVVATAATGPETLHALLTWRPDVAVVDVRMPPTQSDEGLRAALAARSELPGLPVLILSQYVEQLYARELLTDGAGGIGYFLKESVFDADQFIDALERVVAGGTAMDPAVIAKLLSSGSSHRRLERLTEREHSVLGLMAEGLSNQAIGQRLFLSESAISKYTTSLFGKLGITDDDNNNRRVLAVLTYLNNP, encoded by the coding sequence GTGCGAATCGTTGCAGCCGAAGACCTCTGCCTCCTGCGTGACGGGATGGTTCGCCTCATCGAGGCATATGGACACCAGGTGGTGGCGACCGCAGCCACCGGACCCGAGACGCTGCACGCGCTGTTGACGTGGCGGCCGGATGTTGCCGTCGTCGACGTCCGCATGCCACCGACCCAGTCGGACGAGGGCCTGCGGGCGGCTCTTGCCGCCCGCAGCGAACTGCCCGGACTACCGGTCCTCATCCTTTCCCAGTACGTCGAGCAGTTGTACGCCCGCGAACTCCTGACCGACGGCGCCGGCGGCATCGGCTACTTCCTCAAAGAGAGCGTCTTCGACGCCGATCAGTTCATCGACGCCCTGGAACGCGTCGTCGCCGGCGGGACCGCCATGGACCCGGCCGTCATCGCCAAACTACTGTCCAGCGGATCCTCGCATCGACGACTCGAACGGCTCACCGAACGCGAACACTCCGTGCTCGGCCTCATGGCCGAAGGACTGTCCAACCAGGCCATCGGCCAACGGCTCTTCCTCAGCGAAAGCGCCATCAGCAAGTACACCACCTCCCTGTTCGGCAAACTCGGCATCACCGATGACGACAACAACAACCGCCGCGTCCTTGCCGTTCTCACCTACCTGAACAACCCCTGA
- a CDS encoding DUF3592 domain-containing protein, giving the protein MDWHAYLVLWCGVFGAWALVGYGRSLAGMTRAQRTVRATGRIERVDEPRHGSSPSDGIAVVVSFQDPSTGQEFTVTNEGERGERISVAWTGREIGVRYPRGRPHAFRFATHLSEVGRGLGWANFALFLVYAGLVAVAAIDWGWPWALLGFCGPWALSGLYHLPGNIRDRNRRLGALAAMAAVSGCVVAVLKSVTVDSNDGHTLTNLMPVVTFTTLDGREVTAYCESGIPDPAGSRGLDLTIHYAPDDPALFVLDVEAERRSWKRDMVVNVVGVLVVAAAAVVGVVAL; this is encoded by the coding sequence ATGGACTGGCATGCGTATCTGGTGCTGTGGTGCGGGGTGTTCGGCGCGTGGGCGCTGGTCGGATACGGGAGGTCGCTGGCCGGGATGACCCGGGCGCAGCGGACGGTCCGGGCGACGGGACGGATCGAGCGGGTGGACGAGCCCCGACACGGAAGCTCCCCGAGCGACGGGATAGCCGTGGTCGTCTCCTTCCAGGACCCGTCCACCGGGCAGGAGTTCACCGTCACCAACGAGGGTGAGCGCGGCGAGAGGATCAGCGTGGCTTGGACGGGCCGGGAGATCGGGGTCCGCTATCCGCGCGGCAGACCTCACGCCTTCCGGTTCGCCACCCACCTCTCCGAAGTCGGGCGCGGCCTCGGCTGGGCGAACTTCGCGCTCTTCCTCGTCTACGCCGGTCTGGTCGCCGTCGCCGCGATCGACTGGGGCTGGCCGTGGGCGCTGCTCGGCTTCTGCGGGCCCTGGGCCCTCTCCGGCCTGTACCACCTGCCCGGGAACATCCGCGACAGGAACCGCCGTCTCGGCGCACTGGCCGCCATGGCCGCCGTATCCGGCTGTGTCGTCGCCGTCCTCAAGAGCGTCACCGTCGACTCCAACGACGGCCACACCCTGACCAACCTGATGCCGGTCGTCACCTTCACCACCCTCGACGGCAGGGAGGTCACGGCCTACTGCGAGTCCGGAATCCCGGACCCCGCCGGATCACGGGGCCTGGACCTCACGATCCACTACGCCCCCGACGACCCGGCCCTCTTCGTCCTGGACGTCGAGGCCGAACGCCGCTCCTGGAAACGAGACATGGTCGTCAACGTGGTGGGTGTGCTGGTCGTGGCGGCGGCGGCCGTGGTGGGGGTGGTCGCGCTGTGA
- a CDS encoding TetR/AcrR family transcriptional regulator: MTAGLSAHHQRLAQRKREAITAAATKLFLERGYDGTSLAKIAQEAVVSKSTLFKQFPTKAALFEAIVTEYWKGGPDPAAPTTQPGDLRAGLSAIGRQYADLIGRPAMAALFRIVIAELPRFPELGRAQFELGKLPYFISVQHYLEAQHAAGTAVVPDAESATNQFLGMIANYVLWPRMLLADWSPAPADVGRAVEDAVTTMLARYGRSANDPQQP, translated from the coding sequence ATGACCGCAGGACTCTCCGCGCACCATCAACGACTCGCTCAGCGCAAGCGCGAGGCGATCACCGCAGCGGCCACGAAGCTGTTCCTGGAACGGGGCTATGACGGGACATCGCTGGCGAAGATCGCGCAGGAAGCGGTCGTCTCGAAGTCCACGCTGTTCAAACAGTTCCCCACCAAGGCGGCACTCTTCGAGGCCATCGTCACCGAGTACTGGAAGGGCGGGCCAGACCCGGCGGCCCCCACGACGCAGCCCGGTGACCTGCGCGCCGGCCTGAGCGCCATCGGCCGCCAGTACGCCGACCTGATCGGCCGGCCCGCGATGGCGGCCCTCTTCCGCATCGTCATCGCCGAACTGCCGCGTTTCCCGGAGCTGGGACGAGCTCAGTTCGAGCTGGGCAAGCTGCCCTACTTCATCTCCGTCCAGCACTACCTGGAGGCCCAGCACGCCGCGGGCACTGCGGTGGTACCCGACGCGGAGAGCGCCACCAACCAGTTCCTCGGCATGATCGCCAACTACGTCCTGTGGCCGCGGATGCTGCTCGCCGACTGGAGCCCTGCACCTGCCGACGTCGGCCGCGCCGTCGAGGACGCGGTCACGACGATGCTCGCCCGCTACGGCCGCAGCGCCAACGACCCGCAGCAGCCCTGA